A stretch of the Anaeromyxobacter sp. genome encodes the following:
- a CDS encoding ribose-phosphate pyrophosphokinase, with translation MSSNGNRSDYKLFAGNSNRRLAEAISQALGKPLSQCMVGRFSDGEIQVEIGENIRGLDTYIIQSTCQDANSNLMELLIMIDALKRASAGTINAVIPYYGYARQDRKVASRSPITAKLVADLLVAAGATRVVSMDMHAGQIQGFFNIPFDHLYGAPVLLDHMKKRFEGKTDDLIIVSPDAGGVERARAYSKRLGAGLGIVDKRRLKANVAEVLNVIGDVNGKVTVLLDDMIDTAGTLTQAANALVDKGAAKVYAYATHAVLSGPAVERIIKSPIEEVVVTDSIPLSAAAAACPKIKALSCASLFAEAVRRIHHGDSLSSLFV, from the coding sequence ATGTCCAGCAACGGCAATCGCTCCGACTACAAGCTCTTCGCCGGCAACTCCAACCGGAGGCTGGCCGAGGCCATCTCGCAGGCGCTGGGCAAGCCCCTGTCGCAGTGCATGGTGGGCCGCTTCTCGGACGGCGAGATCCAGGTGGAGATCGGCGAGAACATCCGCGGCCTCGACACCTACATCATCCAGTCCACCTGCCAGGACGCCAACTCCAACCTGATGGAGCTGCTCATCATGATCGACGCGCTCAAGCGCGCGTCGGCCGGCACCATCAACGCGGTCATCCCCTACTACGGCTACGCCCGCCAGGACCGCAAGGTGGCCTCGCGCAGCCCCATCACCGCCAAGCTGGTGGCCGACCTGCTGGTGGCGGCCGGCGCCACCCGCGTGGTGTCGATGGACATGCACGCCGGACAGATCCAGGGCTTCTTCAACATCCCCTTCGACCACCTCTACGGCGCGCCGGTGCTGCTCGACCACATGAAGAAGCGGTTCGAGGGCAAGACCGACGACCTGATCATCGTCTCGCCCGACGCCGGCGGCGTGGAGCGCGCCCGCGCCTACTCGAAGCGGCTGGGCGCCGGCCTGGGCATCGTGGACAAGCGGCGCCTCAAGGCCAACGTGGCCGAGGTGCTGAACGTCATCGGCGACGTCAACGGCAAGGTGACGGTGCTGCTCGACGACATGATCGACACCGCCGGCACCCTGACCCAGGCCGCCAACGCCCTGGTCGACAAGGGCGCGGCCAAGGTCTACGCCTACGCCACCCACGCGGTGCTCTCCGGCCCGGCCGTCGAGCGCATCATCAAGAGCCCCATCGAGGAGGTCGTGGTGACCGACTCGATCCCGCTCTCGGCGGCCGCGGCCGCCTGCCCGAAGATCAAGGCGCTCTCCTGCGCCAGCCTCTTCGCCGAGGCGGTCCGCCGCATCCACCACGGCGACTCGCTGTCGAGCCTGTTCGTCTAG
- the spoVG gene encoding septation regulator SpoVG, producing MEITEVRVFPVNEEKLRAYVTVTLDDCFVVRDLKVIHGTAGLFVAMPAKRRKDGTFKDIAHPLNAETRERFERAILAAYDRELRGAETPRATGTDPHAD from the coding sequence ATGGAGATCACCGAGGTCCGCGTCTTCCCGGTGAACGAGGAGAAGCTGCGCGCCTACGTCACCGTCACCCTCGACGACTGCTTCGTGGTGCGCGACCTGAAGGTCATCCACGGCACCGCCGGGCTGTTCGTGGCCATGCCGGCCAAGCGGCGCAAGGACGGCACCTTCAAGGACATCGCCCACCCGCTCAACGCCGAGACGCGCGAGCGGTTCGAGCGGGCCATCCTGGCGGCCTACGACCGCGAGCTCAGGGGCGCCGAGACGCCGCGGGCCACCGGCACCGACCCCCACGCCGACTGA
- the ispE gene encoding 4-(cytidine 5'-diphospho)-2-C-methyl-D-erythritol kinase: MRLVTLAPAKVNLVLKVGPLRADGFHDLVSLLVPLDLGDGIEVRVAARAGPVTCRTPGHPDLAGPGNLAARAAEAFRRRFGVDRGVAVTIQKRTPVTAGLGGGSSDAAAVLRCLARAFGVRDAAALAEVGLAIGSDVPFFLGPGPAWAAGRGERLTPAEVPPLHLVLAYPRDPALAIRAGEAYRWLDEARAGRPAPRLRRPAGPFRPTQAGNDLQGGCVAHRPALGPLLGSLVGAGAEVALLSGSGPTVYGLFAGRAAARRAASAVQAVEGPGVRVLVARTVQRPPRVSPWRSPRSASSR, encoded by the coding sequence GTGCGCCTCGTCACGCTCGCCCCCGCCAAGGTGAACCTCGTCCTCAAGGTCGGCCCGCTCAGGGCCGACGGCTTCCACGATCTCGTCAGCCTGCTGGTCCCGCTCGACCTCGGCGACGGGATCGAGGTGCGGGTGGCGGCGCGCGCCGGGCCGGTCACCTGCCGCACGCCGGGCCACCCGGACCTGGCGGGCCCGGGCAACCTGGCGGCCCGCGCGGCCGAGGCCTTCCGGCGGCGCTTCGGCGTGGACCGCGGGGTGGCCGTCACCATCCAGAAGCGCACGCCGGTGACGGCGGGGCTGGGGGGCGGCTCCTCCGACGCCGCGGCGGTGCTGCGCTGCCTGGCCCGGGCCTTCGGGGTGCGGGACGCGGCGGCGCTCGCCGAGGTGGGGCTCGCCATCGGCTCGGACGTCCCCTTCTTCCTCGGCCCGGGCCCCGCCTGGGCCGCCGGGCGCGGCGAGCGGCTCACCCCCGCCGAGGTCCCGCCGCTGCACCTGGTGCTGGCCTACCCGCGTGATCCGGCCCTGGCCATCCGGGCCGGTGAGGCCTACCGCTGGCTCGACGAGGCCCGCGCCGGCCGGCCGGCGCCCCGCCTGCGCCGCCCCGCAGGGCCCTTCCGGCCGACCCAGGCGGGGAACGACCTCCAGGGCGGCTGCGTGGCCCACCGCCCCGCCTTAGGACCGCTGCTGGGTTCCCTGGTGGGCGCCGGCGCCGAGGTGGCGCTGCTGTCCGGCAGCGGCCCCACCGTCTACGGGCTCTTCGCCGGTCGGGCCGCCGCCCGGCGCGCGGCCTCGGCGGTGCAGGCTGTCGAGGGCCCGGGCGTCCGGGTCCTCGTCGCACGGACGGTGCAGCGGCCGCCGAGGGTGTCGCCATGGAGATCACCGAGGTCCGCGTCTTCCCGGTGA
- the hpt gene encoding hypoxanthine phosphoribosyltransferase has protein sequence MPPAYDTQVLISEAQIRERIAELGRDIAAQHTGKRLVCVGVLKGSFMFLADLVRAIPLPELEVDFIGVSSYQGTQSTGVVRITTDLARSIEGEDVLLVEDIVDTGLTIRYLLDNLATRRPRTLKVAALLEKPARAKVQVPVDFRGFTIEDRFVVGYGLDYDGRLRNLPHVALLHLR, from the coding sequence ATGCCCCCCGCCTACGACACCCAGGTCCTCATCTCGGAGGCCCAGATCCGCGAGCGCATCGCCGAGCTGGGCCGCGACATCGCCGCGCAGCACACCGGCAAGCGGCTGGTCTGCGTCGGCGTGCTGAAGGGCAGCTTCATGTTCCTGGCCGACCTGGTGCGGGCCATCCCGCTGCCGGAGCTGGAGGTGGACTTCATCGGCGTCTCCTCCTACCAGGGCACCCAGTCCACCGGCGTGGTGCGCATCACCACCGACCTGGCCCGCAGCATCGAGGGCGAGGACGTGCTGCTGGTGGAGGACATCGTCGACACCGGCCTGACCATCCGCTACCTGCTCGACAACCTGGCCACCCGGCGCCCGCGCACCCTCAAGGTGGCGGCCCTGCTGGAGAAGCCGGCCCGGGCCAAGGTCCAGGTGCCCGTCGACTTCCGGGGCTTCACCATCGAGGACCGCTTCGTGGTGGGCTACGGGCTGGACTACGACGGCCGGCTCCGCAACCTGCCCCACGTGGCGCTGCTGCATCTCAGGTGA
- a CDS encoding PilZ domain-containing protein, which produces MSEANRRYERIEIELPVRLFVPGAGGLRFEASFTSRNLGLGGVFVSSGFLLPEGMALYAELRLPAGPLAVRSRVAHVVGHGHPELETGLGIEFLELDARGREALLRYFTPAGYQAFHAALLAEFPHLGRDLPLDDVALVLNLWEEWKVRREGGPASIASGAPPATPRRGPAPPSPARPAAAPRRPRGR; this is translated from the coding sequence GTGAGCGAAGCCAACCGCCGGTACGAGAGGATCGAGATCGAGCTGCCGGTCCGGCTCTTCGTCCCGGGCGCCGGCGGGCTCCGCTTCGAGGCCTCCTTCACCTCGCGCAACCTGGGGCTGGGCGGGGTCTTCGTCTCCTCCGGCTTCCTCCTGCCGGAGGGGATGGCGCTCTACGCCGAGCTGCGGCTGCCGGCCGGGCCGCTGGCGGTCCGTTCCCGGGTGGCCCACGTGGTGGGCCACGGCCACCCCGAGCTGGAGACCGGCCTGGGGATCGAGTTCCTGGAGCTGGACGCCCGCGGCCGCGAGGCGCTGCTGCGCTACTTCACGCCGGCCGGCTACCAGGCCTTCCACGCCGCGCTGCTGGCCGAGTTCCCGCACCTGGGCCGCGACCTGCCGCTGGACGACGTGGCGCTGGTGCTGAACCTCTGGGAGGAGTGGAAGGTGCGCCGCGAGGGTGGCCCGGCCTCCATCGCCTCGGGCGCCCCGCCCGCCACGCCGCGCCGCGGCCCGGCGCCGCCCTCGCCCGCCCGCCCCGCCGCGGCCCCGCGCCGGCCGCGCGGCCGCTGA
- a CDS encoding glycoside hydrolase, producing MTPVRLALLWHMHQPLYREPETGEYLMPWVRLHATRAYYDMAWILDRHPGVRCTVNFTPVLLEQLEDYVSGVARDRFLDLTARPSADLSLDEREAVLRQFFMVDWETMIRPLPRYWELLHRRGRDLRLVDLPRAARAFTEQELTDLQVLFNLAWVGFGGLHDDPGLAALRVKGQNFEQADVEYLLAAQRRLMEQVVPRWKALAERGQVELSSTPYYHPILPLVCDTDAARRALPGLQLPPRFQRPEDARWHVREAMTSHAARFGAPPAGMWPAEGSVSPEALEVLASEGVGWAASDEGVLLHSLPPDATRLRSLYRPWRVAAGPGRELGMLFRDRPLSDLIGFTYARAVAKEAVADFLNRVQAIGDAWARDGQQGPATVGVFLDGENAWEHYDGSGLAFLDTFYGALESSPGVTTTTVGDAVKDAPGPAVARIHSGSWIEASYRIWIGHHEDRQGWTALGKARDAVAAAAQAGATDPARLARATRHCYAAEGSDWFWWYGDDFGSEQLAEFDALFRGHVVQAALLAGASPPAEALEPIKHVVSTSLSAEAKPLREPTLLLTPILDGRETDFYEWQGSGLYRPGQTRGSMYGGAQAFALLRFGFDLSALHLRLDPAESPGRAAEVGNHVRVEVLARDRQVEVDFEILPDGQVRAGRAPGGREAGQAAFQEVLEISIPFAALGVGPGDKVALALHVLRSMVEVERLPRYGFVNLAAPDADFEGVNWRV from the coding sequence ATGACCCCGGTCCGGCTGGCCCTGCTCTGGCACATGCACCAGCCGCTCTACCGGGAGCCGGAGACCGGCGAGTACCTGATGCCCTGGGTGCGGCTGCACGCCACCCGCGCCTACTACGACATGGCGTGGATCCTGGACCGCCACCCGGGCGTGCGCTGCACCGTCAACTTCACGCCGGTGCTGCTGGAGCAGCTGGAGGACTACGTCAGCGGCGTGGCCCGCGACCGCTTCCTGGACCTGACCGCCCGCCCCTCGGCCGACCTCTCGCTCGACGAGCGGGAGGCGGTGCTGCGCCAGTTCTTCATGGTCGACTGGGAGACCATGATCCGCCCGCTGCCGCGCTACTGGGAGCTCCTGCACCGGCGCGGCCGCGACCTGCGCCTGGTGGACCTGCCGCGCGCCGCCCGGGCCTTCACCGAGCAGGAGCTGACCGACCTGCAGGTGCTCTTCAACCTGGCCTGGGTCGGCTTCGGCGGCCTGCACGACGACCCCGGCCTGGCGGCGCTGCGGGTCAAGGGCCAGAACTTCGAGCAGGCCGACGTGGAGTACCTGCTGGCGGCCCAGCGGCGCCTCATGGAGCAGGTGGTGCCGCGCTGGAAGGCGCTGGCCGAGCGCGGCCAGGTGGAGCTCTCCAGCACGCCCTACTACCACCCCATCCTGCCGCTGGTCTGCGACACCGACGCGGCCCGCCGGGCCCTGCCCGGCCTGCAGCTGCCGCCGCGCTTCCAGCGCCCGGAGGACGCCCGCTGGCACGTGCGCGAGGCCATGACCAGCCACGCCGCCCGCTTCGGCGCGCCGCCGGCCGGCATGTGGCCCGCCGAGGGCTCGGTCTCGCCCGAGGCGCTCGAGGTGCTGGCCTCCGAGGGGGTGGGCTGGGCCGCCTCGGACGAGGGCGTGCTGCTGCACTCGCTGCCGCCCGACGCCACCCGGCTGCGCTCGCTCTACCGCCCCTGGCGCGTCGCCGCCGGGCCGGGGCGCGAGCTGGGCATGCTGTTCCGCGACCGGCCGCTCTCCGACCTGATCGGCTTCACCTACGCGCGCGCCGTGGCCAAGGAGGCGGTGGCCGACTTCCTCAACCGGGTCCAGGCCATCGGCGACGCCTGGGCGCGCGACGGCCAGCAGGGGCCGGCCACGGTGGGCGTCTTCCTCGACGGCGAGAACGCCTGGGAGCACTACGACGGCTCCGGGCTGGCCTTCCTCGACACCTTCTACGGCGCCCTCGAGTCCTCGCCCGGGGTCACCACCACCACGGTGGGCGACGCGGTGAAGGACGCGCCCGGCCCGGCGGTGGCGCGCATCCACTCCGGCTCCTGGATCGAGGCCTCCTACCGCATCTGGATCGGCCACCACGAGGACCGCCAGGGCTGGACGGCGCTGGGCAAGGCGCGCGACGCGGTGGCGGCCGCCGCGCAGGCCGGCGCCACCGACCCGGCGCGGCTGGCCCGGGCCACCCGCCACTGCTACGCGGCCGAGGGCTCCGACTGGTTCTGGTGGTACGGCGACGACTTCGGCTCCGAGCAGCTGGCGGAGTTCGACGCGCTCTTCCGCGGCCACGTGGTGCAGGCGGCGCTGCTGGCCGGCGCCAGCCCGCCGGCCGAGGCGCTCGAGCCCATCAAGCACGTGGTGAGCACCTCGCTCTCGGCCGAGGCCAAGCCGCTGCGCGAGCCCACCCTGCTCCTGACGCCCATCCTGGACGGCCGCGAGACCGACTTCTACGAGTGGCAGGGCTCCGGCCTCTACCGGCCGGGACAGACCCGCGGCTCGATGTACGGCGGGGCCCAGGCCTTCGCCCTGCTGCGCTTCGGCTTCGACCTCTCCGCGCTGCACCTCCGGCTCGACCCGGCCGAGTCGCCCGGCCGCGCCGCCGAGGTGGGCAACCACGTGCGCGTCGAGGTCCTGGCCCGCGACCGGCAGGTGGAGGTGGACTTCGAGATCCTGCCGGACGGCCAGGTGCGCGCCGGCCGCGCCCCGGGCGGCCGCGAGGCCGGCCAGGCGGCCTTCCAGGAGGTGCTGGAGATCTCCATCCCCTTCGCCGCCCTCGGCGTGGGGCCGGGCGACAAGGTGGCGCTGGCGCTGCACGTGCTGCGCTCCATGGTCGAGGTGGAGCGGCTGCCGCGGTACGGGTTCGTCAACCTGGCGGCGCCGGACGCCGACTTCGAGGGCGTCAACTGGCGCGTGTAG
- a CDS encoding MFS transporter, which produces MVIPVMALYAKHLGAAEWSTGWLSTGFSLMQLGFAPVWGVLSDRIGRRPVLLLSIAMTGVAFLGYALAPTFAWLLASRLFAGAATANIAIAQAYVADVTTPEGRAKGMGVIGAAFGLGFVFGPAIGAWLSGYSLAWPGLAAAGLSAVNLVGAWFLLPEPAARSQAGAELKHRMGALLEALTRPGIRRLLVIFFLVTGAFSAMEATYAFLAEAYYGLDHRGVMLSFLVIGVFVVIVQGGLIGPLTRALGERRLLIIGATMQAGSLLWLPFAHGWFPADAALPGWLSPGFIELAVASAPLAIGSGLTSPALSALLSRMSRAEAQGGTLGVGQAASALGRVLGPISGTASYAHAPVASHAWPYVGGAVLMLVSALIGLTMRARPAPDEAR; this is translated from the coding sequence ATGGTCATCCCGGTGATGGCCCTCTACGCCAAGCACCTGGGCGCGGCCGAGTGGTCCACCGGCTGGCTCTCGACCGGCTTCTCGCTCATGCAGCTGGGGTTCGCGCCGGTGTGGGGCGTGCTCTCCGACCGCATCGGCCGACGCCCCGTCCTGCTCCTCTCCATCGCCATGACCGGCGTGGCCTTCCTGGGCTACGCGCTGGCGCCCACCTTCGCCTGGCTGCTGGCCTCGCGCCTCTTCGCCGGCGCCGCCACCGCCAACATCGCCATCGCCCAGGCCTACGTGGCCGACGTGACCACGCCGGAGGGGCGCGCCAAGGGCATGGGCGTCATCGGCGCGGCCTTCGGCCTGGGCTTCGTCTTCGGCCCCGCCATCGGCGCCTGGCTCTCCGGCTACTCGCTGGCCTGGCCCGGCCTGGCCGCGGCCGGGCTCTCGGCGGTCAACCTGGTGGGGGCCTGGTTCCTCCTGCCGGAGCCGGCCGCCCGCAGCCAGGCCGGCGCCGAGCTGAAGCACCGCATGGGCGCGCTGCTGGAGGCGCTGACCCGCCCCGGCATCCGCCGCCTGCTGGTGATCTTCTTCCTGGTCACCGGGGCCTTCAGCGCCATGGAGGCCACCTACGCCTTCCTGGCGGAGGCCTACTACGGCCTCGACCACCGCGGGGTGATGCTCTCCTTCCTGGTCATCGGGGTGTTCGTGGTGATCGTGCAGGGCGGCCTGATCGGCCCGCTGACGCGCGCCCTCGGCGAGCGGCGGCTGCTGATCATCGGGGCCACCATGCAGGCCGGCTCGCTCCTCTGGCTGCCCTTCGCCCACGGCTGGTTCCCGGCCGACGCGGCCCTGCCCGGCTGGCTGTCGCCCGGCTTCATCGAGCTGGCGGTGGCCTCGGCGCCGCTGGCCATCGGCAGCGGGCTCACCTCGCCGGCGCTCTCGGCGCTGCTCTCCCGCATGTCCCGGGCCGAGGCCCAGGGCGGCACCCTGGGGGTCGGCCAGGCCGCCTCGGCGCTGGGCCGGGTGCTCGGCCCCATCAGCGGCACCGCCAGCTACGCGCACGCGCCGGTGGCGTCGCACGCCTGGCCCTACGTGGGCGGGGCGGTCCTCATGCTGGTCTCCGCGCTCATCGGCCTGACCATGCGGGCGCGCCCGGCGCCCGACGAGGCGAGGTAG
- a CDS encoding DUF4931 domain-containing protein: MPELRRDPIVGRWVIIATDRAKKPSDFVRPAPGPASGLCPFCPGHEDKTPREVYVTGRPPSAPPNAPGWKVRVVPNRFPALKIEGDLDRKADGIYDLMNGVGAHEVVIETPEHDRLMKDLSEQELTEVLFAFKARMLDLRNDLRFRYILLFKNYGAPAGASLEHPHSQLIALPITPRQVQDEIDGARRHFEHRERCIFCDIVSQERKDRSRLVFENEEFLVFTPWAPRSPFETWIVPKRHESNYEAEPKERLGQCAQALRTTLRRLAVALGDPPYNFIVHSNPLRDLPTPSYHWHIEVMPALTQVAGFEWGSGFHINPVPPEEAAEFLRKVVA; this comes from the coding sequence ATGCCCGAGCTCCGCAGGGACCCCATCGTCGGCCGCTGGGTCATCATCGCCACCGACCGGGCCAAGAAGCCCTCCGACTTCGTCCGGCCGGCCCCCGGCCCCGCCTCCGGCCTGTGCCCCTTCTGCCCGGGCCACGAGGACAAGACCCCGCGCGAGGTCTACGTCACCGGCCGGCCGCCCTCGGCGCCGCCCAACGCCCCGGGCTGGAAGGTGCGGGTGGTGCCCAACCGCTTCCCGGCGCTCAAGATCGAGGGGGACCTCGACCGCAAGGCCGACGGCATCTACGACCTGATGAACGGGGTGGGGGCGCACGAGGTGGTCATCGAGACCCCCGAGCACGACCGGCTCATGAAGGACCTCTCCGAGCAGGAGCTCACCGAGGTCCTGTTCGCCTTCAAGGCCCGCATGCTGGACCTGCGCAACGACCTGCGCTTCCGCTACATCCTGCTCTTCAAGAACTACGGCGCCCCGGCCGGCGCCTCGCTGGAGCACCCGCACTCCCAGCTCATCGCGCTGCCCATCACGCCGCGCCAGGTGCAGGACGAGATCGACGGGGCGCGCCGCCACTTCGAGCACCGCGAGCGCTGCATCTTCTGCGACATCGTCAGCCAGGAGCGCAAGGACCGCTCGCGGCTGGTCTTCGAGAACGAGGAGTTCCTGGTCTTCACCCCGTGGGCGCCGCGCAGCCCCTTCGAGACCTGGATCGTGCCCAAGCGGCACGAGTCCAACTACGAGGCCGAGCCCAAGGAGCGGCTGGGCCAGTGCGCCCAGGCGCTGCGCACCACCCTGCGCCGGCTGGCCGTGGCGCTGGGCGACCCGCCCTACAACTTCATCGTGCACTCCAACCCGCTGCGCGACCTGCCCACCCCCAGCTACCACTGGCACATCGAGGTCATGCCGGCGTTGACGCAGGTGGCCGGGTTCGAGTGGGGCTCCGGCTTCCACATCAACCCGGTGCCGCCCGAGGAGGCCGCCGAGTTCCTCCGCAAGGTGGTGGCCTAG
- a CDS encoding peptidase S41, which produces MFAPSRPAPSPRLAVLALVPALALALSGCSRKADCSDATTKASVLATARDWYLFDDLIPAAGLDPADPTQSPQDFLDQLTAEARAQGKDRGFSYLTTRAESSQFFVEGTSQGYGLGLRQVGGTRLLLTQVFGGSPAALAGFARGDELLAISPTLGGLDLLENQVATLLPAGLLGQALSSGVAGTTRSFRVRRADGALAVRTATTATYSLDPVPDAAAPLILDRGAAGKVGYLMLRTFVGTADPLLRQAAAAFRAAGVTELVIDLRYNGGGRIDVAETFLDLLRAAPGSADVMFRFRYNARHAAAEESAFFRPLPQSLPLTRVAFIVTGGSASASELLVNSLQPYLPVALIGERTYGKPVGQFGFEEPDCPTLLYLISFQLLNRDGAGDYFQGLPDAAFTGASCAAEDDLGHPTGDAAEASTAAALQWLADGTCPAGPIPDPAPAAASRLLEGRGPAGFPEVAAPSLVQRHLPGVF; this is translated from the coding sequence ATGTTCGCCCCCTCGCGCCCCGCGCCCTCGCCGCGCCTCGCCGTCCTGGCGCTCGTGCCCGCCCTGGCCCTCGCCCTCTCCGGCTGCTCCAGGAAGGCCGACTGCTCCGACGCCACCACCAAGGCCTCGGTGCTGGCCACGGCCCGGGACTGGTACCTCTTCGACGACCTCATCCCCGCCGCCGGCCTCGACCCCGCCGACCCGACCCAGTCGCCGCAGGACTTCCTCGACCAGCTCACCGCCGAGGCCCGGGCCCAGGGCAAGGACCGCGGCTTCAGCTACCTGACCACCCGGGCCGAGAGCAGCCAGTTCTTCGTGGAGGGGACCAGCCAGGGCTACGGGCTCGGCCTGCGCCAGGTGGGCGGCACCCGGCTGCTCCTCACCCAGGTGTTCGGCGGCTCGCCCGCGGCCCTGGCCGGCTTCGCCCGCGGCGACGAGCTGCTGGCCATCTCGCCCACCCTGGGCGGGCTCGACCTGCTGGAGAACCAGGTGGCCACGCTGCTGCCGGCCGGCCTGCTCGGACAGGCCCTGAGCTCCGGCGTGGCCGGCACCACCCGCAGCTTCCGCGTGCGGCGCGCCGACGGCGCCCTGGCGGTGCGCACCGCCACCACCGCCACCTACTCGCTCGACCCGGTGCCGGACGCGGCCGCCCCGCTGATCCTCGACCGCGGCGCCGCCGGCAAGGTCGGCTACCTCATGCTGCGCACCTTCGTGGGCACGGCCGACCCGCTGCTCCGGCAGGCGGCGGCGGCCTTCCGGGCGGCCGGGGTCACCGAGCTCGTCATCGACCTGCGCTACAACGGCGGCGGCCGCATCGACGTGGCGGAGACCTTCCTCGACCTGCTGCGCGCCGCGCCCGGCTCGGCCGACGTGATGTTCCGCTTCAGGTACAACGCCCGGCACGCCGCGGCGGAGGAGTCGGCGTTCTTCCGGCCCCTGCCCCAGTCGCTCCCCCTCACCCGGGTGGCCTTCATCGTCACGGGCGGCAGCGCCTCGGCCTCCGAGCTGCTGGTGAACTCCCTGCAGCCCTACCTGCCGGTGGCCCTGATCGGCGAGCGCACCTACGGCAAGCCGGTGGGGCAGTTCGGCTTCGAGGAGCCCGACTGCCCGACGCTGCTCTACCTCATCTCCTTCCAGCTGCTGAACCGGGACGGCGCCGGCGACTACTTCCAGGGGCTGCCCGACGCGGCCTTCACCGGCGCCTCCTGCGCCGCCGAGGACGACCTCGGCCACCCCACCGGCGACGCCGCCGAGGCCTCCACCGCCGCGGCGCTGCAGTGGCTGGCCGACGGCACCTGCCCGGCCGGGCCCATCCCGGACCCGGCGCCGGCGGCGGCCTCGCGGCTCCTCGAGGGCCGGGGGCCGGCCGGCTTCCCCGAGGTGGCGGCGCCGTCGCTCGTGCAGCGCCACCTGCCGGGGGTCTTCTAG
- a CDS encoding metallopeptidase family protein, giving the protein MPARLAALLGVLACAALSPGCKRSTPEPGAGAAPAAAAAPGPSAPPATAAATSPTSAPTTSPAGAAGSAPAGPEAATIGPFPHPPVRPPFRCVEDAALTTGALVREAEAALADGRHERALGCADEALRADPRLVRALTARGEALATARRAPEAQLALARALAIDPDDPWALAAAADLYVRGLGGAHDALAAGLEQALRGLRALTRVPRRDPDLAQRLELSAAAALNDLGRAAEALPHADRAVALRRTEPAALSERGFALFELCRFEEARLAFEAALALAPEDPWALHQLGLLAERRGDEAGAAGLLARARAAAPAEFPPEVTVSGESFRAEVAKAVAGLSEVDRRALAGVPVQVADLPALDDLTFGDPPLSPSILGLFRGPPLGEACHPEDGDPCRSIVLYRKNLARFAHDRAELDRQVRVTLTHELGHLRGEDDGALRDRGLE; this is encoded by the coding sequence ATGCCCGCCCGCCTCGCCGCCCTGCTGGGGGTCCTCGCCTGCGCCGCGCTCTCGCCCGGGTGCAAGCGCTCCACCCCCGAGCCCGGCGCCGGCGCCGCACCGGCGGCCGCGGCCGCTCCCGGCCCCTCCGCTCCACCGGCCACCGCCGCCGCGACCTCCCCGACGAGCGCCCCCACGACCTCTCCGGCCGGCGCCGCCGGCAGCGCGCCAGCCGGCCCGGAGGCGGCCACCATCGGCCCATTCCCCCACCCGCCGGTCCGCCCGCCCTTCCGCTGCGTCGAGGACGCCGCCCTCACCACCGGCGCGCTGGTGCGCGAGGCGGAGGCGGCGCTGGCGGACGGCAGGCACGAGCGGGCCCTCGGCTGCGCCGACGAGGCGCTGCGGGCCGACCCGCGGCTGGTGCGGGCCCTGACGGCGCGCGGCGAGGCGCTGGCCACCGCCCGGCGCGCCCCCGAGGCCCAGCTGGCCCTGGCGCGGGCGCTGGCCATCGATCCCGACGACCCCTGGGCGCTGGCCGCCGCGGCCGACCTGTACGTGCGCGGGCTGGGCGGCGCCCACGACGCCCTGGCCGCCGGCCTGGAGCAGGCGCTGCGCGGCCTGCGCGCCCTGACCCGCGTGCCGCGCCGCGACCCCGACCTGGCCCAGCGCCTGGAGCTGTCCGCCGCGGCCGCCCTGAACGACCTGGGCCGGGCCGCCGAGGCGCTGCCCCACGCCGACCGGGCCGTGGCCCTGCGCCGCACCGAGCCCGCCGCGCTCTCCGAGCGGGGCTTCGCCCTCTTCGAGCTGTGCCGCTTCGAGGAGGCCCGCCTGGCCTTCGAGGCCGCGCTGGCCCTGGCGCCGGAGGATCCCTGGGCGCTGCACCAGCTCGGCCTGCTGGCGGAGCGGCGCGGCGACGAGGCCGGGGCCGCCGGGCTCCTGGCCCGGGCGCGGGCCGCCGCGCCCGCCGAGTTCCCGCCCGAGGTGACCGTGAGCGGGGAGTCCTTCCGCGCCGAGGTGGCGAAGGCGGTGGCCGGGCTCTCCGAGGTGGACCGGAGGGCCCTGGCCGGGGTGCCGGTGCAGGTGGCCGACCTGCCCGCGCTCGACGACCTCACCTTCGGCGACCCGCCGCTCTCGCCCTCCATCCTGGGGCTCTTCCGCGGGCCGCCGCTCGGCGAGGCCTGCCACCCGGAGGACGGCGACCCGTGCCGCTCCATCGTCCTGTACCGCAAGAACCTGGCCCGCTTCGCCCACGACCGGGCCGAGCTGGACCGGCAGGTGCGGGTGACCTTGACCCACGAGCTCGGCCACCTGCGCGGCGAGGACGACGGGGCGCTGCGCGACCGCGGCCTGGAGTGA